A genomic stretch from Setaria viridis chromosome 1, Setaria_viridis_v4.0, whole genome shotgun sequence includes:
- the LOC117833261 gene encoding uncharacterized protein isoform X1: MIGSIITGALTLVLGYAYPAYDCYKTVELNRPEVEQLRFWCQYWILLSVLTVLERVGENFVSWLPMYSEAKLVFIVYLWYPKTRGTAYVYESFFKPYIAKHETEIDRNLLELRTRAGDMAVLYFQKVANYVQTRSYEILQYIASQSQSQRPRSQFLFQHTTVLLLAHLIADGPNGVIIHLGCEGQQQQQRPPPPRTRQVNPGPPPVPAPSAPPMPPQPAQAQVPPAPPRAPVPVAPPGAVPPAQPQPPPAPGAAATNGPQNTEAMQVDPPRASTSAAPPSLPSEETLIEEAIRLTRGRLRRRMAGGSGPPPS, from the exons ATGATCGGTTCAATCATTACCGGAGCTCTAAC ACTTGTCCTTGGATATGCATACCCAGCCTATGACTGCTACAAGACGGTGGAGCTAAACAGGCCTGAGGTCGAGCAGTTGCGTTTCTGGTGTCAGTACTG GATTTTACTTTCAGTTCTCACTGTACTGGAGAGAGTTGGGGAAAATTTCGTGTCATG GTTACCTATGTATAGTGAAGCAAAGCTGGTATTTATTGTGTACTTGTGGTATCCAAAGACACGT GGGACTGCTTATGTGTACGAGTCTTTCTTCAAGCCATACATTGCAAAACATGAAACTGAGATTGATCGAAATCTGCTTGAGTTGAGGACAAGAGCCGGTGACATGGCGGTTCTTTACTTCCAGAAGGTTGCAAACTATGTCCAGACAAGGTCCTATGAAATCTTGCAGTATATTGCCTCACAGTCACAGTCTCAAAGACCTCGCTCTCAG TTTCTTTTTCAACATACTACAGTTTTGTTGCTGGCACATCTAATTGCTGATGGACCAAATGGAGTCATAATTCATCTAGGTTGTGAG ggacagcaacagcagcagcgcccACCTCCACCACGGACTCGGCAGGTGAACCCTGGACCTCCACCCGTTCCCGCGCCATCAGCGCCTCCGATGCCACCACAGCCTGCCCAAGCCCAAGTTCCTCCAGCTCCACCAAGGGCCCCAGTTCCAGTTGCCCCTCCTGGTGCAGTGCCTCCTGCCCAGCCACAGCCACCACCTGCTCCTGGAGCTGCCGCCACCAATGGTCCTCAGAACACCGAAGCCATGCAGGTCGACCCACCTCGAGCATCCACGAGCGCCGCACCGCCATCACTACCATCTGAGGAGACTCTCATCGAGGAGGCGATCCGGCTGACGCGGGGCCGGCTCAGGAGGCGCATGGCCGGAGGATCTGGACCACCGCCGAGTTAG
- the LOC117833261 gene encoding putative HVA22-like protein g isoform X2 — protein sequence MIGSIITGALTLVLGYAYPAYDCYKTVELNRPEVEQLRFWCQYWILLSVLTVLERVGENFVSWLPMYSEAKLVFIVYLWYPKTRGTAYVYESFFKPYIAKHETEIDRNLLELRTRAGDMAVLYFQKVANYVQTRSYEILQYIASQSQSQRPRSQGQQQQQRPPPPRTRQVNPGPPPVPAPSAPPMPPQPAQAQVPPAPPRAPVPVAPPGAVPPAQPQPPPAPGAAATNGPQNTEAMQVDPPRASTSAAPPSLPSEETLIEEAIRLTRGRLRRRMAGGSGPPPS from the exons ATGATCGGTTCAATCATTACCGGAGCTCTAAC ACTTGTCCTTGGATATGCATACCCAGCCTATGACTGCTACAAGACGGTGGAGCTAAACAGGCCTGAGGTCGAGCAGTTGCGTTTCTGGTGTCAGTACTG GATTTTACTTTCAGTTCTCACTGTACTGGAGAGAGTTGGGGAAAATTTCGTGTCATG GTTACCTATGTATAGTGAAGCAAAGCTGGTATTTATTGTGTACTTGTGGTATCCAAAGACACGT GGGACTGCTTATGTGTACGAGTCTTTCTTCAAGCCATACATTGCAAAACATGAAACTGAGATTGATCGAAATCTGCTTGAGTTGAGGACAAGAGCCGGTGACATGGCGGTTCTTTACTTCCAGAAGGTTGCAAACTATGTCCAGACAAGGTCCTATGAAATCTTGCAGTATATTGCCTCACAGTCACAGTCTCAAAGACCTCGCTCTCAG ggacagcaacagcagcagcgcccACCTCCACCACGGACTCGGCAGGTGAACCCTGGACCTCCACCCGTTCCCGCGCCATCAGCGCCTCCGATGCCACCACAGCCTGCCCAAGCCCAAGTTCCTCCAGCTCCACCAAGGGCCCCAGTTCCAGTTGCCCCTCCTGGTGCAGTGCCTCCTGCCCAGCCACAGCCACCACCTGCTCCTGGAGCTGCCGCCACCAATGGTCCTCAGAACACCGAAGCCATGCAGGTCGACCCACCTCGAGCATCCACGAGCGCCGCACCGCCATCACTACCATCTGAGGAGACTCTCATCGAGGAGGCGATCCGGCTGACGCGGGGCCGGCTCAGGAGGCGCATGGCCGGAGGATCTGGACCACCGCCGAGTTAG